The sequence CCTCCATCGTGGGGTCCATCCGCTCCAGAGCGGCAAAGCGCTTTTTCCAGTCGGACGCTTCCAGGCCCCGGGCCACTTCGGCGGAGGAGAGCTTTTCTTCCGCTTCCATCCGCTGCACGTCCTCGCCCTGCAACGCCCCTTCGACCAGCCGGTTCAGCCTTTCCTCGTCGTAGGCGGCGTCGATTTCCTGGGCCACGGTTTCGCCGATCTCATCCATGTCCCCGTACCGGACTCCCCTTTCCTCCCAGCGCCGCTCCAGCACGATGTTTTCCGCCGCGGCCTGGGCCTTCATGGCGGCCTTCATGAAGCGCTCCGGCAGGGCATAGCGCCGTTCTTCCCGTTCTTCCACCCCCGCGACCAGTTTGATCTGCATGGGGATGCCCCGGAACATCTGGACATACACCTGTACTTCCCCGTATCCTTTTCCGGTTTGAACGGGCGCCGCGCCGCCCGCTTCCCCTTCCAACCCGAAAATCCCCTTGATCGCCGCCAGGATTTCCCGCCAATCCGCCTTCGGATGGCGGTCGACGGCAATAAAGTCCGCCACCTGAAACACGCTCCTGACGCCCGGCACTTCCAGGATCCGCCGCAGGAGCTCCGGCGCTTCCTCCCGGTTGTCGGCGGTGTAGGTGACGCCCTTGTCGCCGGGCAGACGACGGTCCAGGTTCAGTTTCATCGTGTGGGGACTGGGTGTGGGTTCGATCGACACCAATTTCATCGGACCACCACCTCTTCGCAAATTGCCTGACAAGCCCCGTTCTTCATATTCCGGAGCGCGCTCCTCTCAAGCGGTTCAGAACCATTGTATCCCACAAACGCGCCGGAGGAAAACCGCCCTTCCCCCGAATCGCCCGGCACCTTCAAACTGGTATTTTTCGGACTTTTGTGCTAATGTCTATAATAGTCGCAACCAATCCGCAAAGGGCTCTCAAGGAACGGCATTCACCGGGCTCCGCCTGGTTCAAAAAAGGCGATCCCACCTTTTGAGGAGGTTGAATGATGGGCAAACGCATCCTTCTTTTTCTCGCCGTCAACGCATTGATTGTGGTCACTATTCTGCTGGTCACCAACATCCTGGGTATCCGGCACTATGTGACGGAACAGGGCATCGATTATTCGGCACTGCTCGTGTTCAGCGCCATTGTCGGATTCACGGGGGCACTCATCTCCCTGGCACTCTCCCGGGCCATGGCCAAGTGGATGTTGGGTGTCCGGGTTCTCTCTCCCGACGACCCGAACCTGTCCCCGGATGAGCGTTGGCTGGTGGAGGAGGTCCACCGGCTGGCGCGGCGGGCCGGTCTGACGGAAATGCCCGAGGTGGGGATTTACGACTCGCCCGAGGTGAACGCCTTCGCCACCGGACCCACCCGGAACCGTTCCCTCGTCGCCGTCTCCACCGGGCTTTTGGAAAACATGGACAAGGATGGCGTTCAAGGAGTCCTGGGCCATGAAGTGGCCCACATCGCCAACGGGGACATGGTGACGATGACCCTTCTCCAGGGCGTCATCAACACCTTCGTCATTTTCCTGTCCCGGTTGGCCGCTTACGTCGTCTCCCGCTTCGTCCGGGAGGAACTGGCCGGAGTGGTCCATTTCATCTGCATCATCGTCTTTGACCTTCTCTTCTCCATCCTGGGCAGCATCGTGGTGATGGCCTACTCCCGCCACCGGGAATATCACGCCGACCGCGGCGGAGCCGACCTGGCCGGCAAGGAAAAGATGATTCACGCCCTCCGCTTGTTGCAGCAGCACGTGAACCTGATCGATACGAACCACAAGTCCCTGCAGACGATGAAAATCAGCAACCGCTCCGGCTGGCTCAAACTGTTCTCCAGCCACCCGGACCTGGAGGACCGCATCGCCCGGCTGGAGAGGGCGTGATGGAAAACAACAAGGCGGCCCGGTCTCGCGGGCCAAGGCTGCTGACTCTCTTTGTCAGCAGCCTTTTTAAATTAAGAGGAAACATGGTGAACGGAGAATGCCTTGCCATGGTCGAAGGTTTCAAAATGTGACTTCTCAAGAGGAGGATCGAAAGATCAAATGATCGGGGCTGTTGTTGTCCTCCTTCTTTGAGTTTTCGGCAATCCTCCCAGGCTGCAGCCAGACGGAAGCTGCCGATTATTTCGCAATACCGCATGTCCGCCTCAACAAAGTGATCTAAAGAATAAGCAGGAAGTGAAGTCACATGAAAATAGACATACCCGCTTATTTGGGTGAAGTCGGCTATTCAGGCTACCTTAAAACCAGCATTCCATCCACGCCTAACCAGGTCCATGTGATGATAAAAAACGAATGAAGGGTTGTGTTCGACAGGGGAAGAGGGGGTTCCCATCATTCCATATCAGCCAAATGAGTTTCATCTTCATGAAGCGATGGCAGAGTAAAAATATAAAATCGATAACGCTTTGTGAACACCTTTTGTATCCGTTTCGATTGCTTTTTCTGTTTAGGACTGAAACAAGATTCCTTGACGGAAAAAGCACTCTCGATCTTTGATCGGAAGGCCCAAACCGCTTTTGGGGACGGTTTGTCTTCGTGAGGTACCCTATTCCATCTATTGACCCCGCCATTCCTCGGGAAAATGGCCGATATCCCCGTGAAGGAGGATCTCCCTTTTCCCTTCGCTAACCCGAACCAGGTTGAGACAGACGGGGTGAATGTAAGGGGGATCCCAGAGCCACTCCAGCGGCCGCCCTTCGAAGTGGGCCATCAGCGTTTTCAACACGACGGTGTGATGACGATCAGCATCCTACCCCCAGGGTGGGGAACGAAGGATGTCTTCGATCAAAGATACCGCCGCCTTTGCACATCGAGGTAACTTTCCTCCCGAGCCCTGAGATAAAGGTGCGGCTTTCCCCAAAACAGGCCACACCTCCTTCCGGAAACCGGGCCTCGATCTCCAAGGACCGCAATCCCCGGCTCCATCTCTCGAAGATCCGGGTGCTTCCTGATCGCCGCATCCCGATCGCCGCATCCCGATCGCCGCATCCCGATCGCCGCGAAGGATCTTCGCCGCCCGGAGGGAGCGTGCCGCCGGGCGGAAGCAGATCGCATCGAAGGAAATCCCCCCACATCCGCTCCGCCGGACATTCCGCCTGCCTGACGCCCTTTTCCGTCAGGGCAAATCACTACTTCCCCGGCCCATTCTCCCCATTCCACTCGGCTTGACCGTGCCACGTCAGGTACAACCAACCGCCTTTACCCGCCCCAAGGCGAAAATCAACATCATGACAAACATGCCGAAAAAGGCAGGATAAGATCCAACCCGCACGGCCTGCGCGGGCAAAAATCGGTTCCCTTCCGGGACTTTTTGATTCGCAACCAAAAACAGGCTGACGCCCGCGCAGCGCGGGCGTCAGCCTGCGAAAAAACCGATCAACAAAAGTCATCCCAACAGGGTCAACAGCAGCGCCTTCTGGGCGTGCAGGCGGTTCTCCGCCTGGTCGAACACCACCGACCGGGGTCCGTCAATCACTTCTTCGGACACCTCCAGTCCGCGGTATGCGGGAAGGCAGTGCAGGAACAGGGCATCCCCCTTGGCGCGGGACATCAGGTTCGCATCGACCTGGAAGCCCTGAAAATCACGGATTCTCCGCTCCTTTTCCTCCTCCTGGCCCATGCTGGCCCACACGTCGGTGTACACGGCGTCCGCGCCGCGGACCGCCGCCTCCGGATCGTGGAAAAAGCTCAGCCTGGCTCCGGTGGTCTGCGCGATCTGATTGGCTTCGGCGACCACCCCCGGATCCGGCTCGTAGCCGGGTGGCGTCGCCACCGCCAGGTGCATGCCCGCGGCCGCCGCGGCGTGGAGAAGGGAGTGCAGCACATTGTTGCCGTCGCCCACATAGGCCAGCTTCAGCCCCGCAAGCCGCCCCTTCTTCTCCCGCAGGGTCAGCAGGTCGGCCAGGGCCTGGCAGGGATGGAAGAGGTCGGTGAGGCCGTTGATCACCGGAACGGTGGCGTGGCGGGCCAGCTCGACGACAGTGGCATGGGCATGGGTGCGGATGAGGATGCCGTCCACGTATCGGGACAGGGTGCGCGCCGTGTCCGCAAGGGTTTCCCCTCTCCCCAGCTGCAGCTCGTTTCGGCTGAGGGAGAGGGCGTGTCCGCCCAGTTGGATCATCCCGGCTTCAAAGGAAACCCGCGTCCGCGTGGAGGGTTTGTCGAAGATCATCGCCAGGGTTTTTCCGGCGAGGGGTGCCGCCCCTTCCGCCGCACCCCTTTTTTTCTTCAGCTCCTCGGCCAAGTCGAGCAGGGCTTCCACTTCCGCCGGGGACACGTCCCCCAACGACAAAAAGTCCCGCCCCCGAAGGGGGTTCAACCACGGTTTGGGCTGCAACGCGCTCATCGCATCATCCGCTCCTTTCGATTGATGGCCTGGAGAGGAAGAAGGGGGGATGCATGCCCCCGATCCGCTTCCTGGGTTCGGATCACCCAGCGAAAGGTGTCCACGGAAGTGAAACAGGGAACCTGCCATCCGAGGCAGGCTTGGCGGAGGCGGAAGCCGCCGCGCCGGGCGTCTCCGCCGCTGCCGGGGACGTTCAGCACCACCTTCGCCCCCTCTTTCCGAAGCCATTTGCTCCACTCATCCAGTTTCAGCTCCTCGACGGAAGCCCCCCAGCGCGCACGGATCCAGCGGGCCGTGCCGGGAGTGGCGCACAGGGAGACTCCCCACCGCAGCAAAGCCGGTACGATTCCTTCCAGATCCGGTTTCGCCTTGTCGGCGACGGAAAGCCCCACCGACACCCCCGGTCCGAGGCGGGGCAGGGGGGAACCGGCCACGGACGGCAACACCTTGGCCACCGCCTCTTCCGGCGTTTCGCCCAGCCCGAGCACTTCACCGGTCGATTTCATGGACGGCCCCAGGGCGGGATCGACTCCGGGCAATTTGGCCGCCGAAAACACGGGGCCCTTGGCCGCAAAGATCTCCGGCGGAGGCAGCAGCCCCGTCGGCGCAAAGGAGCGGAGGGACTCGCCCAGCTGCACCCGGGTGGCCCAGCCGATCATCGGCACGCCCATCACCTTGCTGACGACGGGGACCGTGCGCGAAGCCCGCGGATTCACCTCCAGGCAGTACACCTCGTCTCCCCGTACGATAAACTGGATGTTGAGCAAGCCCCGATGGGGGAGCGCCCGGGCGATCCGACGCGTGTACTCGGCGATCGCTTCCTTCTGACTGGCCGTCAGATCCAGGGCGGGAAGGAGGGAGATGCTGTCGCCGGAGTGAACCCCCGCCCGCTCCACGTGTTGGATCAGAACGGGGATCGTCACGTCCCGGCCGTCGGTGACGGCGTCCACCTCCACTTCCATTCCCTCGAGGAAGCGGTCCAGCAGGAGGGGAAAGGCCTTCTCCGAGAGGGAATAGGCATCGAAGGCGTCCATCACCTCCGCCAGCTCCTCCCGGCTGTGCACCACCTGCATTCCCTGCCCCCCGATGACGAAGGAGGGGCGAAGAAGCAGGGGGTAACCCAGCCGGTCGGCCAGGGGCAACACCTCGTCGCGGGTGGAGGCGGTCGCGCCCGGGATGTGCGGGATGTCCAGCTTCAGGAGCAGCTCCGTAAACCGCCTCCGGTCCTCCACCGCGGCGGCCACTTCGGCGGAGGTGCCCAGGACGGGAAGGCCCGCCTCCTCCAATCCCCTGATCAGATTCACCGCCGTCTGTCCCCCGTACTGGACGAGGATTCCCTCCACCCGCTCCTTCCGGGCGATGTGATAAACATCCTCCACGGTGAGGGGATCGAAGTAGAGCCGATCCGCGGTGGAGTAATCGGTGCTGACCGTCTCCGGGTTGTTGTTGACGACAATGGAGTAAATGCCCATCTCCCTGAGCGCCTTGGCGGCGTGAACCGAACAGTAGTCGAACTCGATCCCCTGGCCGATGCGGATCGGACCCGAACCGAGGACGAGGACGCGGCGGTCGGCAGCGGCCGGTTCCACCTCGTCCTCCCCCTTCCAGGTGGAGTAGAAATAC is a genomic window of Planifilum fulgidum containing:
- a CDS encoding conserved virulence factor C family protein, translated to MKLVSIEPTPSPHTMKLNLDRRLPGDKGVTYTADNREEAPELLRRILEVPGVRSVFQVADFIAVDRHPKADWREILAAIKGIFGLEGEAGGAAPVQTGKGYGEVQVYVQMFRGIPMQIKLVAGVEEREERRYALPERFMKAAMKAQAAAENIVLERRWEERGVRYGDMDEIGETVAQEIDAAYDEERLNRLVEGALQGEDVQRMEAEEKLSSAEVARGLEASDWKKRFAALERMDPTMEDLPVLAKALEDPKASIRRLATVYLGMIGGKQVLPLLYRALKDSSAIVRRTAGDTLSDLGDPDAIGPMAEALKDPNKLVRWRAARFLYEVGDERALSALRAAQDDPEFEVDMQIKMAIARIESGEEASGTVWQQMTRSISGREKGKV
- the argF gene encoding ornithine carbamoyltransferase; its protein translation is MSALQPKPWLNPLRGRDFLSLGDVSPAEVEALLDLAEELKKKRGAAEGAAPLAGKTLAMIFDKPSTRTRVSFEAGMIQLGGHALSLSRNELQLGRGETLADTARTLSRYVDGILIRTHAHATVVELARHATVPVINGLTDLFHPCQALADLLTLREKKGRLAGLKLAYVGDGNNVLHSLLHAAAAAGMHLAVATPPGYEPDPGVVAEANQIAQTTGARLSFFHDPEAAVRGADAVYTDVWASMGQEEEKERRIRDFQGFQVDANLMSRAKGDALFLHCLPAYRGLEVSEEVIDGPRSVVFDQAENRLHAQKALLLTLLG
- the htpX gene encoding protease HtpX, with protein sequence MGKRILLFLAVNALIVVTILLVTNILGIRHYVTEQGIDYSALLVFSAIVGFTGALISLALSRAMAKWMLGVRVLSPDDPNLSPDERWLVEEVHRLARRAGLTEMPEVGIYDSPEVNAFATGPTRNRSLVAVSTGLLENMDKDGVQGVLGHEVAHIANGDMVTMTLLQGVINTFVIFLSRLAAYVVSRFVREELAGVVHFICIIVFDLLFSILGSIVVMAYSRHREYHADRGGADLAGKEKMIHALRLLQQHVNLIDTNHKSLQTMKISNRSGWLKLFSSHPDLEDRIARLERA